The following coding sequences lie in one Salvelinus fontinalis isolate EN_2023a chromosome 21, ASM2944872v1, whole genome shotgun sequence genomic window:
- the ajm1 gene encoding apical junction component 1 homolog: protein MTRTDPPDILVSTVYKDIKVFPVSSHSKSSQPPEQCDSPNRSTLDNNQDNKRHCRTFDYKSLEYPKHHTFSMEHPYRRADRHAANPDVAWNALGRQQGYRFSAPDIFNHRLTPQPLVSDMASEVVVPVQRKRTRSKSAPRVQTNLTPVSFEESPSMGRRGREARRAPRDPNWRPEVSPRRECSYAATRALMHEVHPIKLQPQRSDASRYSPLYVADHVEEGGQDKPATSPHVRCRVDIKPDVAVLQNAGRKPATPRVDIPWQRYPSGGSRSLTVPRHFTFSRTSTPTDSFGGEYGQAYQYSRSMPNSYIQPMEMPLQRMPSPGDYYGRERRAHSSPNVPTKLFYADDPGRYVATAPPQPRTYYQDDRYSMPSQNLTPKMQYVQDPRTRVVHTVPARSYYTEVEPYPYPVQAAYPKAYAASEPGPYIIQTPPARTFYGDDLRTYQIQSVPPRIYYANEMYTPSQEHHIPARAYYTEGRRHARVVQSQPDDWYGSEVSGYSTHHPASYGSQVTPTRAVRQEPALTPWYANPCIEPPRIGTDSKPYSRSWDNILNSRVEREQPIPVQRGRSYENLIAQAKRTASEDDRPQPVVVNLSSSPRRYAALSLSDNSLIDKSPTSESGKTTSSKLWFVAPEITITDNDIRPGNLNKFEARRASWDVLHSKSAVVPEASQPDTMSCSVDSTKEKTHNSASLQQSLEQLDELLADLVTDYKPPATRRPSEDLLDQLKKLIDEEEAASLSRKGSKAGSEEPPLDKQPTSIRMNPDALRDMDCSSDALRSADECSPDQSPDEDDSMMCSNNKCRRTETLFNACLYFKSCHSCYTYYCSRNCRREDWDIHKESCLYGRIGSVCRHIIKHCRETVEVHKAFSRIAKVGFLSRGRGVLFLGFPNPGLSGNFLQYGLESLQMSPTYLSLRELEGFKDNLGEYCKELQEAGKDYDPNECFLLNVSIAVGEQMPDGPSPRNQAPTVRKYAKVALASYSPEKSKVHKKERDMETLILTPPPGMADIDNEGEEGRKAREICFINIQRELRIRGVFLRHEYPKVYQQLCEFVESNRRFTPTTIYPIDKRTGKQFMCMIMAASEPRTLDWVGTPHLLDDII, encoded by the coding sequence ATGACACGCACAGACCCGCCTGACATACTGGTATCGACTGTGTATAAAGATATAAAAGTGTTCCCTGTTTCTTCGCACTCCAAGTCCTCCCAACCCCCCGAACAATGTGATTCCCCAAACCGAAGCACACTGGACAACAATCAGGATAACAAGAGGCACTGCCGTACCTTTGACTACAAGTCACTGGAGTACCCCAAACACCACACATTCTCAATGGAGCACCCTTACAGGAGGGCTGACAGACATGCTGCTAACCCAGACGTGGCCTGGAATGCCTTGGGCCGCCAGCAGGGATACCGCTTTTCTGCACCGGACATTTTCAACCACAGACTGACCCCTCAGCCATTGGTCTCAGACATGGCTAGTGAGGTGGTTGTTCCAGTGCAAAGGAAAAGGACCAGGTCAAAAAGTGCCCCCAGAGTCCAAACTAACCTTACCCCTGTGTCCTTTGAGGAGTCCCCTTCCAtggggaggaggggtagggaggccCGGAGGGCACCTAGGGATCCTAACTGGAGACCAGAGGTGTCACCACGTAGGGAGTGCTCTTACGCAGCAACCAGGGCACTAATGCATGAGGTGCATCCCATCAAGCTCCAGCCACAGAGGAGTGATGCTAGCCGATATTCACCCCTCTATGTTGCTGACCATGTAGAAGAGGGAGGGCAGGACAAGCCAGCCACCAGCCCTCACGTCAGGTGTCGGGTGGACATCAAACCAGATGTGGCTGTCTTGCAAAATGCTGGACGGAAGCCTGCTACACCCAGAGTTGACATACCTTGGCAGAGGTACCCTAGTGGAGGAAGCAGGAGCCTGACAGTACCTCGCCATTTCACCTTCTCAAGGACCTCAACTCCCACTGACTCTTTTGGTGGTGAGTATGGGCAGGCATACCAGTATTCCCGCAGCATGCCAAATAGTTACATTCAGCCCATGGAGATGCCTCTGCAAAGAATGCCTTCCCCAGGTGATTACTATGGCAGGGAACGCAGGGCTCATTCCAGCCCCAATGTGCCAACAAAATTATTTTATGCAGACGACCCTGGGAGGTATGTGGCCACAGCCCCTCCCCAACCAAGGACTTACTATCAGGATGATCGCTATAGTATGCCAAGCCAAAACCTCACTCCCAAAATGCAGTATGTACAGGATCCAAGGACCCGCGTGGTGCATACTGTACCAGCCCGATCCTATTACACAGAGGTAGAGCCTTACCCATACCCAGTTCAAGCTGCATATCCGAAAGCCTATGCAGCAAGTGAACCAGGGCCATATATCATTCAGACCCCGCCTGCAAGAACGTTCTATGGAGATGATCTAAGGACTTATCAAATTCAGTCTGTTCCCCCGCGGATATATTACGCAAATGAAATGTATACACCTTCACAGGAGCATCACATTCCAGCAAGGGCATATTATACAGAGGGGCGTCGACATGCGCGAGTCGTCCAGTCTCAACCAGATGACTGGTACGGCTCTGAGGTGTCTGGTTATTCCACCCATCACCCTGCCTCGTATGGCTCTCAGGTCACCCCGACCAGAGCTGTAAGGCAAGAGCCAGCGCTAACACCATGGTATGCTAACCCATGCATTGAGCCGCCACGAATCGGCACCGATTCCAAACCTTACTCGAGGTCTTGGGATAATATCCTCAACTCCCGTGTGGAGAGGGAGCAGCCTATTCCAGTTCAGCGGGGTCGGAGTTATGAGAATCTTATTGCCCAAGCAAAGCGCACTGCGTCCGAAGATGACAGACCACAGCCAGTAGTTGTCAACCTTTCCAGTTCACCGAGACGTTATGCAGCCTTGTCTTTGTCTGATAACTCTCTAATTGACAAAAGCCCAACATCAGAGTCAGGGAAGACCACCTCTAGTAAGCTCTGGTTCGTCGCCCCTGAGATCACCATCACTGATAATGACATTCGACCAGGCAACCTTAACAAATTCGAGGCACGAAGAGCCAGCTGGGATGTGCTGCACTCTAAAAGTGCTGTGGTTCCAGAAGCTTCTCAGCCAGACACTATGTCCTGCTCTGTGGATTCTACCAAAGAAAAGACGCACAACAGCGCCTCTCTACAGCAAAGCCTGGAGCAACTTGATGAGCTTCTAGCTGATCTTGTTACTGACTACAAACCCCCTGCCACTAGGAGGCCAAGCGAGGATTTGCTGGACCAACTCAAGAAGCTGATCGATGAAGAAGAAGCAGCATCTCTGTCCAGAAAGGGTTCAAAGGCAGGGTCAGAGGAACCACCCCTGGACAAGCAACCCACCTCTATAAGAATGAACCCTGACGCCCTTCGAGATATGGACTGCAGCAGTGATGCCCTGAGGAGTGCAGACGAGTGCTCCCCAGACCAGAGCCCAGACGAGGACGACAGCATGATGTGCTCAAACAACAAATGCCGACGGACAGAGACCCTGTTCAATGCTTGCCTCTACTTCAAATCCTGCCACAGCTGCTACACTTACTACTGCTCCCGCAACTGCCGCAGGGAGGACTGGGACATTCACAAAGAGAGTTGCCTGTATGGCCGAATCGGCAGCGTGTGCCGCCATATCATCAAGCACTGCCGGGAGACTGTCGAGGTCCACAAAGCCTTCTCGCGCATTGCCAAAGTTGGCTTCCTTTCCCGGGGAAGGGGTGTGCTCTTCCTGGGATTCCCAAACCCAGGGCTGTCCGGTAACTTCCTACAGTACGGCCTGGAGAGCCTCCAGATGTCCCCGACTTATTTGTCTCTACGGGAGCTGGAAGGCTTCAAGGACAACCTGGGGGAGTATTGCAAGGAGCTCCAGGAGGCAGGCAAGGACTATGACCCAAACGAATGTTTCCTCTTGAATGTATCCATTGCCGTCGGCGAACAAATGCCTGACGGACCTTCACCAAGGAATCAAGCCCCAACTGTCAGGAAATATGCCAAGGTGGCGCTCGCTTCCTACAGCCCGGAGAAGAGTAAGGTTCACAAGAAAGAGAGGGATATGGAGACGTTGATCCTCACGCCACCCCCTGGAATGGCTGACATCGAcaatgagggagaggagggcaggaagGCCAGGGAGATCTGCTTCATCAACATCCAGCGGGAGCTGCGAATTCGAGGAGTTTTTCTACGCCACGAATATCCAAAGGTATACCAGCAGCTCTGCGAGTTTGTGGAAAGTAACAGGAGGTTCACCCCCACAACCATCTACCCCATTGACAAGAGGACTGGTAAGCAGTTCATGTGCATGATCATGGCTGCTTCTGAGCCCAGAACACTGGACTGGGTAGGCACCCCCCATCTCCTCGATGACATTATTTAA